CTACTGGAAGGACCGCGGGGAGCTCTCCTGGAATCCCGACCCGGAGGATTTCATGAATTTTTCCCTGATTACGGCGCCCGAATCGTAATGGAACGGCCACACATCCCCCCGAACCCGCCGGGAGCACCGGAGGAGAAGACCATATCCGCGCACATCGAGCTCGTCGGTCTCGCCGCCTCGTCCGGCGTCGGGATCGGCACCGCCCGGCTTCTCGAGAGGAAACCCGCCGCCGTCGGCGTCTTTTCCGTGGACGACAGAGCCACTGAAAGGGAGCGGTACCTGGCGGCGATTAACCGGGTCGGCGAGCAGCTGAGCGCCACCGCCGCCGAGGCGGAGGCGCGATTCGGCGGCGACGAGGCCCGAATATACCATGCCCAGGCGGAGCTGCTATCCGCCACGCTGTTTCAAACGGGCATCCCGGATACCATTCTTGAAAAGGGAATAAACTCAGAAGCCGTCATCCGGGAGGAGATACGGCTCCTCGAGGAAAAAAACCACACACAGCCCGACGGATCGCCGCCTCCCGGCATGTCGGATATCACGGATATCCTCCGGCAGATCTCTTTTGCCTTGATTCACGACAATCCCCACTGCCTGATTCTCGAGGAGAACTCGGTGATACTGGCCGACGAGCTCTTGCCGTCCGACATGATTCTCATCAATGGGGACGTCGTGGTCGGCCTGATCACGGAAAAGGGAGGCCCCTACTCCCACGCGGCCATCATGGCCCGCTCCCTGGGAATTCCGGCGGTGATGGGGGTGCCGAACGCGATGGAAATCATTCAGTCTGGAGATCAGGTCGTCGTCGATGGATCCCGGGGCAGGGTGCTGATACATCCGAACAGCGATGAGCTCGATACATATACACAGCAAATCGTCCGGGACCGGACCAGGCGGGACGATGAAAAAACGTTCGCCACGCTCCCGGCGGTCAGTAAAGATGGAGTGACCGTTTCGCTCCTCGCCAACGCCGGAAGACCCGACGACGTCAGGAGCGTCCTGAAATCGGGCGCCGGGGGCATCGGTCTGTTCCGCACGGAGCTTCCCTTCCTGATGGGGGAGCATTTCGTCTCGGAGGATGAGCAGTATGAACTCTACCGACGGGTGGTGAAGGGCATGAATGGTCTCCCGGTGACCTTTCGCACCCTGGATATCGGGGGAGATAAAATCATACCGGGGACTATTAGCGAGCTCGAGGCAAACCCGTTTTTAGGGCTCCGCTCCGTCCGCTTTTCCTTAAAACACCCGGCCCTGCTGACCGCACAGCTCCGAGCGATCATCCGGGCCGCAGCATTCGGTCCGGTGGACGTGATGTTTCCCATGGTGACGACCACGGGTGAGATGGATCGACTCTCGGAATTCTTTCACCAGGTCACGGACGACCTGGCCCGGAAAGGCATCGTTCCCGAAAGGACTCCCCGCATGGGCGTGATGATCGAGGTGCCGAGCGCCGCTATCCTTTCGGAAAAGCTCTTTTCCCGGGTGCAGTTCGCCAGTATCGGCACGAACGATCTCATCCAGTACCTCCTGGCCGTCGACCGGACAAACCGTGACGTCAGCCACCTCTACTCTCCCTTCGACCCGGCGGTGCTCACAACGATCCGGGATGTGGCGCGGGCGGCACAGGAGACCAATACCGAGCTGTCGATATGCGGCGAGGCCGCCGCCGACCCGCTCTCCGCCGTCGTCTTCGCATCCTTCGGCATCTCGATTCTCTCCATGGAGCCGATATCGATCGCCGGGGTGAAGCGGGCCGTGCGGGCCGTGGATCTCTCGGAGGCGGGCAGGATCGTCGAGGAAGCGATGACCCTGGATAGCGCCCGGGAGGTGCAGGAGTATCTCGAACGGGAGTTGGATATCGATGCGCCCCGCTGACACACGGCCCCGTCGGGGCGCCCTTCATTACACCCCTTTCGAAAAGAACCGGTCACCATACTCATTCTGACACGACGGGATGGGGCGTTCGGGGTGAACGACAACAGTTTCTCTTTAGGGTCTTCGCCGGTCCCCGTTCGATAACGCCGTCGGAAGCGGGAAAGGTGGGGGAAAACGCCGACGCTTGTCGATGTTAGAAGACGACCTGTTTACCCACCTTGATGCCGATGTCTCCGTGAGCAAAGGGGCGGTCGTGTCCCGGAACGATGACGCCGTCCTCCGAGAGGAGGAGGTCGACGCTTCGACGGTGGGCGTCGAGATCGAGATGCGGCTCGAAGCCCACGGCGTCCCCGTTGATAACCTTTCTCTGGCTCAGAGCGTCTCCGGCGATGACCAGACGAGTCGTCTCGCCGTGAAAAACGTATGACGTATGGTACGGCGTGTGCCCCGGCGTCTCCAGCACGGTTATCTCACCGGGGAGGACGGGATTATCCTCCAGCCAGGTAAAGTCCTTCTCGAAATCGTTCCACCATTGACCCAGCACGTCATCCACATGATCCTCCAGGCCCCGGGTCCGGTCGGAGACGATATCATCGGGCAGATGGGGAAAGTCGCCTCTGACAAATTCCATTCGGTCCGTCGCCTCGGCGAAGCGGGTCAGCCAGTCCCGGGAAAACAGGAACTCATCCTTCCGTGCGATCTTCACCGCGGCGGGGAATCGGTCGTTGGCCCCGGCATGGTCGCCGTGGAAGTGGGTGTTGAAGACATGGGTGACATCTGAGGGCGTATGTCCGAGACGCGCGAGCGCGCCCACCAGTTCGTCGCCCCCGTACAGCCCCGTATCGAAGAGTATCAGGTTGTCCCGGTGCCTGACGAGGGTGCTCAGACACGGCAGGCGAACGGAGCGCCCTTCGAAGAGGATCGGCATCGATGTGATAATAAAGTACGCGTGCGGCATAATAGAATATGGTATACTAGCGACCGGACGATGTAAAGACGTTTCACAAATCTTTTTTTAAAAAACGACCATGTTCAATCGCCCCGACAAGACTGTTTTCTCACAGATCCCAAAAGACCCGGGGAACAGTTCGTCGATCAGCATCCGACGGTACACGCCCGGCGACGGCAATAATGTGCTGTCTGTGATGAAACGGGTGTACATCGACGAATTTGGCTGGCAATACGCCTTTCTTCGCGGGGCGGTAAAGACCCTCAGAGACATGCTCCTGACCTACGATCCGAAGCGTGAGCTGTTCCTGCTGGCGGAAACAGACATCGGGCCTGTGGGTGTCATGTTTTTGAAGAGAAAATCAGACCGCATCGCGTTCCTTCGGTGGCTGACCGTCACCCGGGAGGTCAGAAACCGCGGCCTGGGGAAGGCCCTTATTGAGTGCGCCGTCGGATTTTCCCGGCATGCCGGCTATGACTCCCTGGACCTTGTCACCGTCGACAGATTAACGCATGCACGGGAGTTTTACCGCCACCAGGGATTCATCGAAACCGACCGACGAAGGGACACCGTCTGGGAGATGGACATGGAGCTCTGTTTTTTCACCCGGGATCTACGGGAAGAGGCGAAACCGAGCGCCGACGGCACGGCGGAAAAGAGCCCCGCCGAAGCGTGACCGCCGAAACGACACCCACACATCTGTGCACCATGAGCCAAATACAGAATCCGTGATCCCTTCGACGTCGAGACACGACGCCGTACGGCCGTGACGACCGACCTCTTCACCCCACAGACAGGCGATATCACAAATGAACATCAATATTTTTTTCTTTTATTTTCTTCTGGAATTCCCCGTCGCGACTTGCTACAATCTCACTTTAATTCGGGAAGGTTGATCCCGGCGGCTTACTTTTATTCGATTTCAAAATAAACACTCAGGAAACAAACAACAACATATATCGTTTATTACCTGAAAGTGAGGAGACGACATGAGCAATTACGTTGTTGACGAACGAGACCAGAAGTTTGTCCTGCACGAGCAGCTGGAAATCGAGAAACTGACCGAAAACGAAATGTACGCGGATTTTTCAAAAGACGTCTTCGAAATGGTGATGGAGGAAGCCAGAAAATACACCGTCGATATTCTCGAACCGGCGGTAGCCGAGGGGGAAAAAGAGGGATGTCGCCTGGAAGACGGGCAGGTCTTTGTTCCGAAATGTTTCGAGGAGGCCTATCGCCTCTATAACGAGGGCGGCTGGATGACCATGGGCCATCCCCCGGAAGTGGGGGGTCAGGGAATGCCTCAGACCCTGAACGCCGCCGCCCGGGAGTACTTCAACTGTAATTTCCCGTTTCTGTCATACGTGGGTCTCACCGAAGGCGCCGCCCACCTTATCGCCTCGGCCGGCACCGACGAGCAGAAGAAGAAATACATGGAGCCGATGTTCGCCGGGACATACTCCGGCTCCATGGTCCTGACGGAGCCGGGAGCCGGCACGGACGTGGGGGCGCTGAAAACGAGCGCCAAAAGGAATCCCGACGGCTCATACTACATCACCGGCACGAAGATGTTTATCACCGCCGGAGACTGCA
This portion of the Candidatus Zymogenaceae bacterium genome encodes:
- the ptsP gene encoding phosphoenolpyruvate--protein phosphotransferase, with translation MERPHIPPNPPGAPEEKTISAHIELVGLAASSGVGIGTARLLERKPAAVGVFSVDDRATERERYLAAINRVGEQLSATAAEAEARFGGDEARIYHAQAELLSATLFQTGIPDTILEKGINSEAVIREEIRLLEEKNHTQPDGSPPPGMSDITDILRQISFALIHDNPHCLILEENSVILADELLPSDMILINGDVVVGLITEKGGPYSHAAIMARSLGIPAVMGVPNAMEIIQSGDQVVVDGSRGRVLIHPNSDELDTYTQQIVRDRTRRDDEKTFATLPAVSKDGVTVSLLANAGRPDDVRSVLKSGAGGIGLFRTELPFLMGEHFVSEDEQYELYRRVVKGMNGLPVTFRTLDIGGDKIIPGTISELEANPFLGLRSVRFSLKHPALLTAQLRAIIRAAAFGPVDVMFPMVTTTGEMDRLSEFFHQVTDDLARKGIVPERTPRMGVMIEVPSAAILSEKLFSRVQFASIGTNDLIQYLLAVDRTNRDVSHLYSPFDPAVLTTIRDVARAAQETNTELSICGEAAADPLSAVVFASFGISILSMEPISIAGVKRAVRAVDLSEAGRIVEEAMTLDSAREVQEYLERELDIDAPR
- a CDS encoding MBL fold metallo-hydrolase, with amino-acid sequence MPHAYFIITSMPILFEGRSVRLPCLSTLVRHRDNLILFDTGLYGGDELVGALARLGHTPSDVTHVFNTHFHGDHAGANDRFPAAVKIARKDEFLFSRDWLTRFAEATDRMEFVRGDFPHLPDDIVSDRTRGLEDHVDDVLGQWWNDFEKDFTWLEDNPVLPGEITVLETPGHTPYHTSYVFHGETTRLVIAGDALSQRKVINGDAVGFEPHLDLDAHRRSVDLLLSEDGVIVPGHDRPFAHGDIGIKVGKQVVF
- a CDS encoding GNAT family N-acetyltransferase, which codes for MKRVYIDEFGWQYAFLRGAVKTLRDMLLTYDPKRELFLLAETDIGPVGVMFLKRKSDRIAFLRWLTVTREVRNRGLGKALIECAVGFSRHAGYDSLDLVTVDRLTHAREFYRHQGFIETDRRRDTVWEMDMELCFFTRDLREEAKPSADGTAEKSPAEA